The Methanosarcina barkeri str. Wiesmoor DNA segment CTCTTAGTTTTCTTTTAAATTTTTGAGTAAAGCTTCTCTGGCAAAGTTAATTCTGTTAAATGAATTTTTATAATTATAATTTTAATATACTATCATATTGTATTATTTTATGTTAATAATTATTTAGAAAAATATAATAGTTATCACAATAAGTAAAAGCTTGTGATCAAAGTGTCTGAAGAGTGCTCGAACGAAAATACAGGAGTAAAAATAGCTCCTTTTTCTGAGGTTTCAAAGTTTCATGGACACGTATGTCCGGGACTGACCATCGGTTATATGGCTGCCAAAGCTGGCATAGAAGAGCTTTGTGTTGATAGAGACATCGATGAAGAGCTTGTGACTATTGTAGAAAATGACGCATGCGGAGTTGACGCGGTGCAGGTTGTAACGGGCTGTACTATCGGAAAAGGTAATCTTATCTACAGGGATTATGGAAAGCAGGCCTTCACTTTCATATGCAGAGAAAGCGGCAAAGCTGTCAGGGTAGTTCTGAAATCCAACTTTAACACTGATGATATCGACCCGGAGTTAAACAAGCTCCATCCCAAAGTAATGTCCGGTACGGCCACGGAATCCGAAATACTGGAGTTCAGAAAACGGATGAATGGTATCTCGGAATATATGAGAGGAGTCCCTGCTGAAGAAATGTTCGATATAAAATATGTAAACGTAGAAATCCCTCATAAAGCCAGGATATTCAATTCGGTAAAGTGCTCAAAATGTGGTGAGATGTTTGCTGAATCCCGTGCCAGAATGCAGGATGGAGAGATAGTATGCGTATCCTGTTATGATGAATATACCAGAGGGTGGTAACAATGAAATCGATTGGAAGGATATTTCTTTTTATCTTATCTTTTTTCATCATCACTTCCTTATTTTGTCCGCTTTTTCTTACATCTGCTGCAGCAGTGGAAAATTCCAGTGAGGAAAACTCAAAAGTTTTTAAAGCAAGTTGGGGGGCAAGTAGCAGTGATTGGGGTTTTCCTTCGCCACTGACCTTTTATCCAAGAGGACCTGGCTACATAATGATGAGTTTCTGTTTTGACTCGCTGGTATGGCCGGACGATACTGGAAACATCACAGGGATGCTTGCCAGTTCATGGGAAGAGTCGTCTGATGGGCTTACCTGGACCTTTCATCTAAGGAACGATGTGAAGTGGCACGATGGAGAGCCTTTCAAGGCAAGTGATGTAGTCTTCACATACGATTACATTAGGGATAAAGCAGCGATAAGTCCCATAGGAGCTAGTTGGTATAATACAGCAGTTATTGAAAGTGTGAAAGCTCCTGACGACTATACAGTCCAGATACAACTTAACAAGCCATATGCTCCTTTTATGCAACAGGTAGCTGCTGTGATACCTATCATGCCAGAACATATATGGAAAAATGTTGATGACCCAACAAGGTATGTGGAGGCTAAAGCTGCCATTGGAACAGGTCCTTTCGTCCTTGAAGATTACGACAAAGACAAGCAGTCCTATAAATATTCTGCAAACAAAAATTATTTCCTTGGGAAACCTGTCATTGACACTCTGATTTTTGTGAAATCAGCCGATCCTGTGATTTCTCTTAAGGTTGGAGATATAGATGAAGCCGGTCTTACATTTGACCAGGTTCAGGCTCTGAATGATTCTGAGAATATAAAAATAGTTGAAGGAGCCGGGTACTGGGTTTATAGATTAAGATTCAACATCCCTTCAAATTCTATCCTTGGAAATCTTGATGTCAGAAAAGCAATTTATCATTCTCTTGACTGTGAAGATATTCAGAAAAAAGTGCTTCACGGTGGAGGCATTACAGGAAATCCGGGGTA contains these protein-coding regions:
- a CDS encoding FmdE family protein, with the protein product MSEECSNENTGVKIAPFSEVSKFHGHVCPGLTIGYMAAKAGIEELCVDRDIDEELVTIVENDACGVDAVQVVTGCTIGKGNLIYRDYGKQAFTFICRESGKAVRVVLKSNFNTDDIDPELNKLHPKVMSGTATESEILEFRKRMNGISEYMRGVPAEEMFDIKYVNVEIPHKARIFNSVKCSKCGEMFAESRARMQDGEIVCVSCYDEYTRGW
- a CDS encoding ABC transporter substrate-binding protein, yielding MKSIGRIFLFILSFFIITSLFCPLFLTSAAAVENSSEENSKVFKASWGASSSDWGFPSPLTFYPRGPGYIMMSFCFDSLVWPDDTGNITGMLASSWEESSDGLTWTFHLRNDVKWHDGEPFKASDVVFTYDYIRDKAAISPIGASWYNTAVIESVKAPDDYTVQIQLNKPYAPFMQQVAAVIPIMPEHIWKNVDDPTRYVEAKAAIGTGPFVLEDYDKDKQSYKYSANKNYFLGKPVIDTLIFVKSADPVISLKVGDIDEAGLTFDQVQALNDSENIKIVEGAGYWVYRLRFNIPSNSILGNLDVRKAIYHSLDCEDIQKKVLHGGGITGNPGYVPPYSSWYNSNVTKYAYDPATANKILDDAGYDKKDSDGIRLTPDGKRLEFQLLYTSDQQNQRIAELVQSYLKNVGIGVVFKPGDMKTVDGLVSSGKFDIAIYSHGTSTDPARMLNSFPESTGWNNTEFTSLANQQMITLDEKERKVLVDKMQVLIADNVPTIPLLYRNVYSACDQDKFDGFFYTPGGVGGGVPTEYNKLVFIYGKWNGQSSTALNKNESTSKESASGVNTMNAPGILPATLAFAVVCVLYRRKK